A genomic segment from Bacillus cereus G9842 encodes:
- the rluF gene encoding 23S rRNA pseudouridine(2604) synthase RluF, which produces MRINKFISEAGKASRRGADKLINERRVIINGKVAKIGDQVNPGDDVRVNGEQLRIARDHVYIALNKPVGITCTSEKAVKGNIIDLVNHPLRISHIGRLDKDSDGLILLTNDGDIVNEILRAENKHEKEYIVSVDKPITPDFLEKMAAGVKILGTKTLPCEITQLSKYEFQIILTQGLNRQIRRMCEALGYQVYTLKRTRIMNIELNNLPVGQWRDLTKKEKRRLFADLNYEPQDW; this is translated from the coding sequence TTGCGTATCAATAAATTTATTAGTGAAGCTGGAAAAGCGTCTCGACGTGGAGCGGATAAACTAATTAATGAGAGAAGAGTAATTATTAACGGTAAGGTTGCAAAAATTGGTGACCAAGTAAATCCAGGTGATGATGTACGAGTAAATGGAGAGCAGCTTCGAATTGCTCGAGATCACGTATATATCGCTTTAAATAAACCAGTAGGTATTACATGTACGAGTGAAAAAGCTGTAAAAGGTAACATTATCGATTTAGTGAACCATCCTTTACGAATTAGTCACATTGGACGTCTTGATAAAGACTCAGACGGTTTAATTTTGTTAACGAATGATGGTGATATCGTTAATGAAATTTTACGTGCTGAAAACAAACATGAGAAAGAATATATCGTTTCAGTAGATAAGCCAATTACTCCTGATTTCTTAGAGAAAATGGCAGCGGGTGTTAAAATTTTAGGAACAAAAACGCTTCCTTGTGAGATTACACAGCTATCAAAATATGAGTTCCAAATTATTTTAACCCAAGGGCTAAATCGCCAAATTCGCCGTATGTGTGAAGCTTTAGGTTATCAAGTATACACGTTAAAACGTACGAGAATTATGAATATCGAATTGAATAATTTACCAGTTGGACAGTGGAGAGATTTAACGAAGAAAGAGAAAAGACGTCTATTTGCAGACTTAAATTACGAACCACAAGATTGGTAA
- the thrS gene encoding threonine--tRNA ligase — MKEQMIEIKFPDGSVKEFVNGVTLEEIAGSISSSLKKKAVAGKVNDGLYDLRRNIEENAEVEIITIDSNEGVEIARHSAAHILAQAVKRLYGDINLGVGPVIENGFYYDMDLPSSVNIEDLRKIEKEMKKIINENIKIERVEVSREEAAKLFQEIDDSLKLEILEAIPSGESVTLYKQGEFVDLCRGPHLPSTGYLKAFQLTHVSGAYWRGDSNNQVLQRIYGVAFSSQKELEEYLHFVEEAAKRNHRKLGSELELFMFSEEAPGMPFYLPKGQIIRNELEAFLREIQKEYNYQEVRTPFMMNQEVWERSGHWGHYKDNMYFSEVDNKSFALKPMNCPGHMLMFKNKLHSYRELPIRMCEFGQVHRHEFSGALNGLLRVRTFCQDDAHLFVTPKQIEDEIKSVMAQIDYVYKTFGFEYEVELSTRPEDSMGDDKLWEQAEAALENVLQSLNYKYRLNEGDGAFYGPKIDFHIKDALNRSHQCGTIQLDFQMPEKFDLNYIDENNDKKRPVVIHRAVLGSLDRFLAILIEHFGGAFPAWVAPVQVKVVPVSNAVHEQYCSEVAHKLAKAGVRVEQDARDEKLGYKIREAQMQKVPYFLVIGDKEMESGAVNVRKYGEEKSEVVALDVFVARIEEEIKNREY; from the coding sequence ATGAAAGAACAAATGATTGAAATTAAATTTCCAGATGGTAGCGTGAAAGAATTTGTAAATGGAGTTACTTTAGAAGAAATTGCTGGATCCATTAGCAGTAGTTTGAAAAAGAAAGCAGTCGCGGGGAAAGTAAATGATGGATTATATGATTTACGCCGAAATATTGAAGAAAATGCGGAAGTGGAAATCATTACTATAGATTCAAATGAAGGTGTAGAAATTGCAAGACACTCTGCGGCACATATTTTAGCGCAAGCTGTAAAAAGATTGTATGGTGATATAAATCTTGGAGTAGGGCCTGTTATTGAAAATGGATTTTATTATGATATGGATCTTCCAAGTAGTGTAAACATAGAAGATTTACGAAAAATCGAAAAAGAAATGAAAAAGATTATAAATGAAAATATAAAGATAGAACGAGTTGAGGTTTCTCGAGAAGAAGCAGCTAAGCTGTTTCAAGAAATAGATGATAGTTTGAAATTAGAAATTTTAGAAGCAATTCCTAGTGGAGAAAGTGTAACACTATATAAACAAGGTGAATTTGTAGATTTATGTAGAGGACCACATTTACCATCTACAGGTTATTTGAAAGCATTTCAATTAACTCACGTTTCCGGTGCATATTGGCGAGGTGATAGTAATAACCAAGTGCTTCAGCGTATATATGGTGTTGCATTCTCTTCTCAAAAAGAATTAGAAGAGTATTTACATTTCGTTGAAGAAGCAGCAAAAAGAAATCATCGTAAGTTGGGAAGTGAGCTTGAGTTATTTATGTTTTCTGAAGAGGCTCCGGGAATGCCGTTTTATTTACCGAAAGGACAAATTATTCGAAACGAATTGGAAGCATTTTTAAGAGAAATTCAAAAAGAGTACAATTATCAAGAAGTACGCACTCCGTTCATGATGAACCAAGAAGTATGGGAGAGATCAGGGCACTGGGGACATTATAAAGATAATATGTATTTCTCTGAAGTAGATAATAAAAGTTTTGCATTAAAACCGATGAACTGCCCAGGGCACATGCTTATGTTTAAAAATAAATTGCATTCTTATCGTGAATTACCGATTCGTATGTGTGAATTTGGTCAAGTACATCGTCATGAATTTAGTGGTGCGTTAAACGGATTATTAAGAGTACGTACTTTCTGCCAAGATGATGCACATTTATTTGTAACTCCAAAACAAATTGAAGATGAAATTAAATCCGTAATGGCGCAAATTGATTACGTATATAAAACTTTTGGATTCGAATATGAAGTAGAGCTTTCTACTCGTCCAGAAGATTCAATGGGTGATGATAAATTATGGGAGCAAGCAGAAGCAGCATTAGAAAATGTATTACAATCGCTAAATTATAAATATAGACTAAATGAAGGTGACGGTGCATTTTACGGGCCGAAAATTGATTTTCATATTAAAGATGCTTTAAATAGAAGTCACCAGTGCGGAACAATCCAGCTTGATTTCCAAATGCCAGAGAAATTTGATTTAAATTATATAGATGAAAATAATGATAAGAAAAGACCAGTTGTTATTCACAGGGCAGTTTTAGGGTCATTAGATCGCTTCTTAGCAATATTAATTGAGCACTTTGGAGGTGCGTTCCCGGCATGGGTGGCACCAGTTCAAGTGAAAGTAGTTCCGGTTTCAAATGCAGTACATGAACAATATTGCAGTGAGGTTGCACATAAATTAGCAAAAGCTGGAGTTCGTGTTGAACAGGATGCACGAGATGAAAAATTAGGATATAAAATAAGAGAAGCACAAATGCAAAAAGTACCGTATTTTCTTGTTATTGGGGATAAGGAAATGGAAAGCGGAGCTGTAAATGTACGTAAATATGGGGAAGAGAAGTCAGAAGTTGTTGCGCTAGATGTATTTGTGGCAAGGATTGAAGAGGAAATAAAGAATAGAGAATATTGA
- a CDS encoding alanine/glycine:cation symporter family protein, with the protein METVSKVLEQINHYVWGLPTLLLLVGTGIILTVRLKGLQFSKLLYAHKLAFKKSEDTSSSGDISHFQALMTAMAATIGMGNIAGVATAVTIGGPGAIFWMWITALFGMATKYAEAILAVKYRVSNENGEYSGGPMYYLERGLGKKWLAVLFAIFGTTASFGIGNMVQSNSVAEAMRINFSFPPALTGILMSFLIAIVILGGVKKIGKVTGYIVPIKAFFYIIAGLIIIFYHYDQIPEAFSLIFSGAFTGTAAAGGFIGATVASAIQIGMARGVFANEAGLGSAPIAAAAAKTDSPAKQALVSMTGTFLDTFIVCTITGLVLITTGAWKSGKTGVEATTLAFQSVFGTAGSMILGIAIILFAYSTILGWSYYGEKCVAYLFGESAVKYYKAIFIIMIAIGANLKLGIVWTFADIANGLMAIPNLIGLIGLSSIVVAETNRFLQAEKLKESHKKQAS; encoded by the coding sequence ATGGAGACAGTAAGTAAAGTGTTAGAACAAATCAATCACTATGTGTGGGGACTACCAACGTTGTTGTTACTCGTTGGTACTGGTATCATTCTCACAGTGCGTTTAAAAGGTTTACAGTTTAGTAAACTATTATACGCTCACAAACTAGCTTTTAAAAAATCAGAAGATACATCTTCTTCTGGAGATATTAGCCACTTCCAAGCGCTTATGACAGCTATGGCGGCAACGATTGGTATGGGAAATATCGCTGGTGTTGCAACAGCTGTGACAATCGGTGGTCCCGGTGCAATCTTTTGGATGTGGATTACTGCTTTGTTCGGGATGGCAACAAAGTATGCCGAAGCAATTCTTGCGGTGAAATACCGTGTTAGTAATGAAAATGGCGAATATTCGGGTGGACCAATGTACTATTTAGAACGTGGTTTAGGAAAGAAATGGCTTGCTGTTTTATTCGCCATATTCGGTACAACTGCTTCTTTCGGTATCGGTAATATGGTGCAATCTAACTCAGTTGCAGAGGCAATGCGAATTAATTTCTCTTTCCCCCCTGCTCTAACTGGTATATTGATGTCGTTTTTAATCGCTATTGTTATTTTAGGCGGAGTTAAAAAAATCGGGAAAGTGACAGGATATATCGTTCCTATTAAAGCTTTCTTTTATATCATTGCTGGCCTTATTATTATTTTCTATCACTACGATCAAATCCCAGAAGCATTTTCACTTATTTTTTCTGGTGCATTTACTGGTACTGCAGCTGCTGGTGGTTTTATCGGAGCAACAGTTGCATCAGCTATTCAAATCGGAATGGCGCGCGGTGTATTTGCGAACGAGGCTGGTTTAGGGAGTGCCCCTATTGCCGCGGCGGCTGCAAAAACAGATTCACCTGCAAAGCAAGCATTAGTTTCTATGACCGGTACTTTTCTAGATACGTTTATTGTATGTACAATTACAGGACTTGTATTAATTACAACAGGTGCATGGAAATCAGGTAAAACTGGCGTTGAAGCTACAACACTTGCATTCCAATCTGTATTCGGTACTGCTGGTAGTATGATTCTCGGTATCGCAATTATTTTATTTGCCTACTCTACTATTTTAGGCTGGTCGTATTATGGAGAAAAATGTGTAGCTTATTTATTCGGAGAAAGTGCTGTTAAATATTATAAAGCAATCTTTATCATCATGATTGCTATTGGTGCGAATTTAAAATTAGGCATCGTATGGACATTTGCGGATATTGCAAATGGACTTATGGCAATTCCAAACTTAATTGGTCTAATTGGATTAAGTAGTATTGTTGTCGCTGAAACGAATCGCTTTTTACAAGCAGAGAAATTAAAAGAAAGTCATAAAAAACAGGCAAGTTAA
- a CDS encoding YdbC family protein, giving the protein MLLKTIYCKVEEEKKELFSSAQEKWRDIQHLDGFHGQFGGWNEDEACVFTLWEDRSVYQSFMNASHDTIYLNSNQEDTFLSCEIELFQTLYDITDMHLEDIVIEGAFVRVAICDVKLEKEKHFLHKQETIWNKGMEKAKGMLGGVVGKSLKNENRYIVLTYWKDEIAHQHYVEEIFPDLYKLANIHEDIEEIKGKQAVCKEEWLVY; this is encoded by the coding sequence ATGTTACTAAAAACAATCTACTGTAAAGTGGAAGAAGAGAAAAAAGAATTATTTTCAAGTGCGCAAGAAAAATGGCGTGATATACAGCACCTAGATGGTTTTCATGGACAATTTGGTGGATGGAATGAAGATGAGGCATGTGTATTTACTTTATGGGAAGATAGAAGTGTATATCAATCATTTATGAATGCTTCTCACGATACAATTTATTTAAATAGTAATCAAGAGGATACGTTTCTTTCATGTGAAATCGAATTATTTCAAACGTTGTATGATATAACTGATATGCATTTGGAAGATATTGTAATAGAGGGAGCGTTCGTAAGAGTTGCTATATGTGATGTAAAGTTGGAAAAGGAAAAGCATTTTTTACATAAGCAAGAAACAATTTGGAATAAAGGAATGGAAAAAGCAAAAGGAATGCTAGGTGGAGTAGTTGGGAAGTCTTTAAAAAATGAAAATCGTTACATAGTGTTAACGTATTGGAAAGATGAAATAGCGCACCAACATTATGTGGAAGAGATTTTCCCAGATTTATATAAATTAGCTAATATTCATGAAGATATAGAAGAGATAAAAGGAAAACAAGCTGTATGTAAGGAAGAATGGCTTGTATATTAA
- a CDS encoding ABC transporter ATP-binding protein: protein MSTNVVTVESVEKTYGKRNENQSKALRGVSLSIKEGEFVGIMGPSGSGKTTLLNVISTLDQATGGSVTIAGTNITSMKGNALSDFRSQKLGFIFQDFNLLENLSIYENIALPLSLQGVPSSEITGKVNDVAKKLGITEILTKYPTAVSGGQKQRTAAARALVHNPAIVLADEPTGALDSKNAKSLLEAMQDLHENHNVSILMVTHDAFSASYCERILFIQDGLLYKELNRQGTRENFYQDILGVLAHMGSAAESK from the coding sequence ATGTCAACAAATGTAGTTACTGTAGAAAGTGTAGAAAAAACGTATGGGAAAAGAAATGAGAATCAGTCAAAAGCATTAAGGGGCGTATCGTTAAGTATTAAAGAAGGAGAATTTGTCGGGATTATGGGGCCTTCTGGATCTGGAAAAACGACTTTACTTAATGTGATAAGTACACTTGACCAGGCGACAGGTGGTAGTGTGACGATAGCTGGAACAAATATTACTTCTATGAAAGGTAATGCATTATCAGATTTTCGATCTCAAAAATTAGGTTTTATCTTTCAAGATTTTAACTTACTAGAAAATTTATCAATTTATGAAAATATCGCTTTACCACTTTCTTTGCAAGGCGTACCGTCCAGTGAGATTACTGGAAAGGTAAATGACGTTGCAAAAAAATTAGGCATCACTGAAATTTTAACAAAATATCCGACTGCTGTTTCTGGAGGACAAAAACAAAGAACAGCGGCGGCAAGAGCTTTAGTACATAATCCGGCAATTGTATTAGCAGATGAACCGACAGGAGCGCTTGATAGTAAAAACGCAAAAAGTTTATTAGAAGCGATGCAAGATTTACATGAAAATCACAATGTAAGTATTTTAATGGTTACACACGATGCATTTAGTGCAAGTTATTGTGAGCGTATTTTATTTATTCAAGATGGTCTTCTTTATAAAGAATTAAATCGTCAAGGCACTCGAGAGAATTTCTATCAAGACATTTTAGGTGTGCTCGCTCATATGGGCTCAGCTGCTGAGTCTAAGTAG